From the Halalkalicoccus sp. CGA53 genome, one window contains:
- a CDS encoding helix-turn-helix domain-containing protein, whose translation MIEECLVVEVRVTGDDCPLAEASSGTEIEAEPPQRRADGYALLRCSVDAEGGEAVAAALDTDDRIRYLHVSRADDRTNLRCLSKRRCAVHALTDVGFMVERLRYRDGVERYTGAVVGRDVLRGVLDRAGETGGVTLERVYPLGTEEEGAVAARWDLTSPQEEALRVALESGYFEIPRESTASEVASRIGISKSAFLERLRRGQSSLLERTLG comes from the coding sequence ATGATCGAGGAGTGTCTCGTCGTCGAGGTCCGTGTGACGGGCGACGACTGTCCGCTCGCGGAGGCGAGTTCCGGGACCGAGATCGAGGCGGAACCCCCACAGCGCCGCGCCGACGGCTACGCGCTGCTCCGATGCAGCGTCGACGCGGAAGGCGGCGAGGCGGTCGCCGCCGCTCTCGATACCGACGACCGGATCAGGTACCTCCACGTCTCGCGGGCCGACGACCGGACGAACCTTCGGTGTCTCTCGAAACGGCGCTGTGCCGTCCACGCGCTGACCGACGTCGGCTTCATGGTCGAACGGCTTCGGTACCGCGACGGCGTCGAGCGCTACACGGGGGCGGTCGTCGGCCGCGACGTGCTTCGGGGCGTGCTCGACAGGGCCGGCGAGACGGGTGGCGTGACGCTCGAGCGCGTCTACCCCCTGGGAACCGAAGAGGAGGGTGCGGTCGCCGCCCGGTGGGATCTCACGTCCCCACAGGAGGAGGCGTTGCGGGTCGCGCTCGAATCGGGTTACTTCGAGATCCCCCGGGAGTCGACCGCGAGCGAGGTCGCCTCCCGAATCGGCATCAGCAAGTCCGCGTTCCTCGAACGGCTCAGACGCGGGCAGTCGTCGTTGCTGGAGCGGACGCTGGGTTAG
- a CDS encoding Phenylacetic acid catabolic protein — protein MDLETVRERAGPRAFSPKHDLPEEYREAATRMIQFHANSEVMGGYLDKQFTRHAPSIDRKLACTAKVQDEIGHAQLLYRAAETLGVKTREEMLDELERGDGKFLNCFHYPVDSWYEAPMIDFFVDGGAMRRQATLKATSWEPYAHAMDKVCFEEGFHVKHGEDILRELMGSSRANRERVQEVFDEWWPRIIQFFGPPNKDSVHNDFAQDVGLKTASNDDLRQAFLNAYIPKAEKHGLEIPETPRIEYDERSGRYELEYDDLDWDEFWTIARNEYEGSHEQIGARRRRQEAVSWVRESMDRWEREGSKAPQAAD, from the coding sequence ATGGACTTGGAGACGGTCAGAGAGCGTGCGGGCCCGCGGGCGTTCAGCCCGAAACACGACCTGCCAGAGGAGTACAGGGAGGCGGCGACGCGGATGATCCAGTTCCACGCCAACAGCGAGGTGATGGGCGGCTATCTGGACAAACAGTTCACCCGCCACGCCCCGAGCATCGACCGAAAACTCGCCTGTACGGCGAAAGTGCAGGACGAGATCGGCCACGCCCAGCTGCTCTACCGGGCGGCCGAAACGCTGGGCGTGAAGACGAGAGAGGAGATGTTAGACGAACTCGAACGGGGAGACGGGAAGTTCCTCAACTGTTTCCACTACCCCGTCGACTCGTGGTACGAGGCGCCGATGATCGACTTCTTCGTCGACGGCGGGGCGATGCGCAGGCAGGCGACGCTCAAGGCGACCAGCTGGGAGCCCTACGCCCACGCGATGGACAAGGTCTGTTTCGAGGAGGGATTTCACGTCAAACACGGCGAGGACATCCTGCGGGAACTCATGGGGAGTTCGCGGGCGAACCGGGAACGAGTGCAGGAGGTCTTCGACGAGTGGTGGCCGCGGATCATCCAGTTCTTCGGGCCGCCGAACAAGGACAGCGTCCACAACGATTTCGCCCAGGACGTCGGGCTGAAGACGGCGAGCAACGACGACCTCCGTCAGGCCTTCCTGAACGCCTACATCCCGAAGGCGGAGAAACACGGTCTGGAGATCCCAGAGACTCCTCGAATCGAGTACGACGAGCGCTCGGGGAGGTACGAACTGGAGTACGACGACCTCGACTGGGACGAGTTCTGGACGATCGCGAGAAACGAGTACGAGGGCAGTCACGAACAGATCGGCGCGCGGCGTCGGCGCCAGGAGGCGGTCTCGTGGGTGCGCGAGTCGATGGATCGCTGGGAGCGAGAGGGGTCGAAAGCACCACAGGCGGCCGATTAG
- a CDS encoding NOP5/NOP56 family protein: protein MGDGWFEGLRPGDLDGARAAIESGGAESPDDWPRVAVESGFAADEQEYYSLLHEVSITAAMEMVRERERADDAQLRHALAAMDDADRVANELAERVSEWAGSLFEEPGTGVEYARTVAECEGESDGERRLIALAGRSAEVADEAEELRGFVERQTPTVAPNLAALAGPVLAARLISLAGGLKPLARMPSGTVQVLGAEEALFAHLRGHAPSPKHGVIYVHEYVRGTHPENRGSAARALAGKLSIAARIDHYSGDRRPELDAELDDRIERIRSREVER, encoded by the coding sequence ATGGGAGATGGATGGTTCGAGGGCCTGCGTCCGGGCGACCTCGATGGTGCTCGTGCGGCTATCGAATCCGGTGGCGCCGAGTCTCCGGACGACTGGCCGAGAGTAGCCGTCGAGTCCGGGTTCGCCGCGGACGAGCAGGAGTACTACTCGCTGCTTCACGAGGTCTCGATAACGGCTGCGATGGAGATGGTCCGGGAGCGAGAACGGGCCGACGATGCGCAGTTACGACACGCGCTCGCTGCGATGGACGACGCCGACCGCGTCGCGAACGAACTCGCCGAGCGTGTCTCCGAGTGGGCCGGGTCGCTGTTCGAGGAACCGGGAACCGGCGTCGAGTACGCACGGACGGTCGCCGAGTGCGAGGGCGAGAGCGACGGCGAGCGGCGGCTGATCGCGCTCGCGGGACGAAGCGCGGAGGTCGCGGACGAAGCCGAGGAACTGCGCGGGTTCGTCGAACGGCAGACGCCGACGGTCGCGCCGAACCTCGCGGCGCTCGCGGGTCCCGTCCTCGCTGCTCGGTTGATCTCGCTCGCCGGTGGGCTCAAACCCCTCGCGCGGATGCCCTCGGGTACCGTGCAGGTCCTCGGCGCGGAGGAGGCGCTGTTCGCACACCTCCGTGGACACGCTCCGTCGCCGAAACACGGCGTGATCTACGTCCACGAGTACGTCCGGGGGACACACCCCGAGAACCGGGGCTCGGCCGCACGGGCACTCGCCGGCAAGCTCTCGATCGCCGCCAGGATCGACCACTACTCCGGCGACCGGCGGCCCGAACTCGACGCCGAACTGGACGACCGGATCGAGCGGATCCGGTCCAGGGAGGTCGAGCGATGA
- a CDS encoding peptidyl-alpha-hydroxyglycine alpha-amidating lyase family protein produces MIYGSGDYTYELVSGWAEVSEGESFRDVGGVRVDEEDRVLVLNRSGRPVMVFDATGERLSSWGDDYFSDRPHGLGLDAEGNVYCTDDGNHTVRKFTPDGELLLTLGTEDEPAETGYRHDAPDLFERIASITRGAGPFNGPTGVAVSASGEIFVADGYGNARVHAFDPDGEHLRSWGQPGPAPGEFRLPHSIYCDGEDRLWVTDRENSRIQVFDTSGELVAEWTDLIRPTDVVVDDAVFVSELCRRVSVFTADGELLTRWGNERHPTDDPLFVAPHAIAVDSNGDLYVGEVSYTYKGIDRGPRAIQKFERRD; encoded by the coding sequence ATGATCTACGGCAGCGGCGACTACACGTACGAACTCGTCTCCGGGTGGGCGGAGGTGTCCGAGGGCGAATCGTTCCGCGACGTCGGCGGTGTCCGCGTCGACGAGGAGGACCGGGTCCTGGTGTTGAACCGAAGCGGACGGCCAGTGATGGTGTTCGACGCGACGGGCGAGCGCCTGTCGTCCTGGGGCGACGACTACTTCTCGGATCGACCCCACGGGCTGGGTCTCGACGCCGAGGGAAACGTCTACTGTACCGACGACGGGAACCACACGGTGAGGAAGTTCACCCCGGACGGCGAGCTCCTGCTGACGCTTGGAACCGAAGACGAACCCGCCGAGACCGGCTACCGTCACGACGCTCCCGACCTCTTCGAGCGGATCGCCTCGATCACCAGGGGAGCCGGTCCGTTCAACGGCCCGACCGGCGTCGCCGTGTCCGCTTCCGGTGAGATCTTCGTCGCCGACGGCTACGGAAACGCGAGAGTCCACGCGTTCGATCCGGACGGAGAGCACCTCCGATCCTGGGGGCAGCCGGGGCCCGCGCCGGGCGAGTTCAGGCTACCGCACTCGATCTACTGCGACGGCGAGGACCGGCTCTGGGTCACCGACAGGGAGAACTCCCGGATCCAAGTCTTCGATACCAGTGGCGAGCTCGTCGCGGAGTGGACCGATCTGATCCGACCGACCGACGTGGTCGTCGACGACGCCGTCTTCGTCTCCGAACTCTGTCGACGGGTCAGCGTGTTCACGGCCGACGGCGAGCTGTTGACGCGGTGGGGAAACGAACGGCACCCGACTGACGACCCCCTGTTCGTCGCGCCACACGCGATCGCCGTCGACTCGAACGGGGACCTCTACGTGGGCGAGGTTTCGTACACCTACAAGGGGATCGACCGTGGGCCGAGAGCGATACAGAAGTTCGAGAGACGCGACTGA
- the paaC gene encoding 1,2-phenylacetyl-CoA epoxidase subunit PaaC encodes MIDREDLGEREREAVCELLFRLADDEFVIAERYTEWQIYAPTIESDLALANIAQDEFGHARLWYDCLADLGYAEAEYLWERPPTEFRHATLCELAFAEGDWADAVVRSYLYDTAERLRLEALVDSSYVPIRDRVGKVIAEESYHRDHASNWLDRLASESEGSERVQAATERLFPYALTLFEPGDSEEMIVDAGFRTESLDDLRTEWLETVVPYLESLGIEVPEPESVSRPETIGRDGSHTSDWDDLHDSFTATYHELGFAEPTRLRGEP; translated from the coding sequence GTGATCGACCGCGAGGACCTGGGCGAGCGAGAACGCGAAGCGGTCTGTGAGCTCCTCTTCCGGCTCGCCGACGACGAGTTCGTGATCGCAGAGCGCTACACCGAGTGGCAGATCTACGCGCCGACGATCGAGTCGGATCTCGCGCTCGCGAACATCGCACAGGACGAGTTCGGCCACGCGCGGCTCTGGTACGACTGTCTCGCCGACCTCGGCTACGCCGAGGCGGAGTACCTCTGGGAGCGTCCACCTACCGAGTTCCGTCACGCGACGCTCTGCGAACTCGCGTTCGCGGAGGGCGACTGGGCGGACGCCGTCGTCAGGAGCTACCTCTACGACACGGCCGAACGCCTGCGCCTGGAGGCGCTCGTCGACTCGAGCTACGTCCCGATCCGGGACCGCGTGGGGAAGGTCATCGCCGAGGAGTCGTATCACCGAGACCACGCCTCGAACTGGCTCGACCGGCTGGCGAGCGAGTCCGAGGGGAGCGAGCGTGTACAGGCCGCGACCGAGCGACTGTTCCCGTACGCGCTGACGCTGTTCGAACCCGGCGACAGCGAGGAGATGATCGTCGACGCCGGCTTTCGGACCGAATCTCTCGACGACCTGCGGACCGAGTGGCTGGAGACGGTCGTCCCGTATCTGGAGTCGCTGGGAATCGAGGTGCCCGAGCCGGAGTCGGTCTCGCGACCGGAGACGATCGGTCGCGACGGCTCTCACACGTCGGACTGGGACGACCTCCACGATTCGTTCACCGCGACGTACCACGAACTCGGGTTCGCGGAGCCGACGCGGCTCCGGGGTGAGCCATGA
- the paaB gene encoding 1,2-phenylacetyl-CoA epoxidase subunit PaaB — protein sequence MIWEVFRQERPGKYHTHCGNVHAPDKEMAKLFAQIQHGRRMQTNSLWVVPRDEVSEVDTDEATFGGATDKAYRWAMTYNRVDASFAAEVEESEEEQREAARKREEAES from the coding sequence ATGATCTGGGAAGTGTTCAGACAGGAGCGGCCGGGGAAGTACCACACCCACTGCGGGAACGTCCACGCGCCCGATAAGGAGATGGCGAAGCTGTTCGCACAGATCCAGCACGGCCGTCGGATGCAGACGAACAGCCTCTGGGTCGTTCCCAGGGACGAGGTGAGCGAGGTCGACACCGACGAGGCGACCTTCGGCGGCGCGACCGACAAGGCCTACCGGTGGGCGATGACGTACAACCGGGTCGACGCGAGTTTCGCCGCGGAGGTCGAAGAGAGCGAGGAGGAACAGCGCGAGGCGGCGCGAAAGCGCGAGGAGGCCGAGTCGTGA
- the paaD gene encoding 1,2-phenylacetyl-CoA epoxidase subunit PaaD: protein MSGEFDLDDGVSEEGTLSEEPTPCAYTEYREGEGHAELPNTGAGSEGVEARVWDALSEVEDPEMPVSVVDLGLIYDVAIEEREETHATVTMTLTYTGCPARRMLTNEIREAAASADGVDSAEIRLVWSPEWSIDLVTERGRESLREFGLSV, encoded by the coding sequence ATGAGCGGCGAGTTCGACCTCGACGACGGGGTGAGCGAGGAGGGTACGCTCTCCGAGGAACCGACTCCCTGTGCGTACACCGAGTACCGCGAGGGCGAGGGCCACGCGGAGCTTCCGAACACGGGTGCGGGAAGCGAGGGCGTCGAGGCACGCGTCTGGGACGCGCTCTCCGAGGTCGAAGACCCCGAGATGCCGGTGAGCGTCGTCGATCTGGGGCTGATCTACGACGTGGCGATCGAGGAGAGAGAGGAGACCCACGCGACGGTAACGATGACGCTCACGTACACGGGCTGTCCGGCGCGGAGGATGCTCACAAACGAGATCCGGGAGGCGGCCGCGAGCGCGGACGGAGTCGACTCGGCCGAGATCAGACTCGTCTGGAGCCCCGAGTGGTCGATCGATCTCGTTACCGAGCGCGGGCGAGAGAGCCTGCGGGAGTTCGGGCTGAGCGTATGA
- a CDS encoding glutamate--cysteine ligase — protein METGSAENFTRMGTLGIEEEFFVVDDRCRPTAGTRELVYEAEPPAILEDRLDHELFTCVIETQTPLIESVDDADESIRSVREALVSHAAENGFQVAAAGLHPLAIWRELEHAEKPRYRAQLDRIQYPQHRNTTAGLHVHVGVDDADAAVWVANELRWYLPVMLALSANSPYWNGYDTGLSSARAKIFEGLPNTGMPTAYDSFEEFSEFERLMVESGSINDRGELWHDVRPHTGHGTVEVRTPDGQSDPEVVSAFVEYVHALVVDLTERYHDGEPGYRHRRELLDENKWRAMRYGHETSFIDRDGAGTVSLPSVVEHECDRLGVTGIGEIVRRESGAARQRRIHREEGADALCRSLLL, from the coding sequence ATGGAGACGGGCTCTGCCGAGAACTTCACGCGGATGGGAACGCTCGGGATCGAAGAGGAGTTCTTCGTCGTCGACGACCGGTGCCGACCCACGGCAGGGACGCGGGAACTCGTCTACGAGGCCGAGCCGCCGGCGATCCTGGAGGACCGGCTCGATCACGAACTGTTCACCTGCGTCATCGAGACACAGACACCGCTGATCGAGTCGGTCGACGACGCCGACGAGTCGATCCGCTCCGTCCGCGAGGCGCTCGTCTCGCACGCGGCGGAAAACGGGTTTCAGGTCGCCGCGGCGGGGCTCCACCCGCTCGCGATCTGGCGGGAGCTCGAACACGCGGAGAAACCGCGGTATCGGGCACAGCTCGACCGGATCCAGTACCCACAACACCGGAACACCACCGCCGGGTTGCACGTCCACGTCGGGGTGGACGACGCCGACGCGGCGGTCTGGGTGGCGAACGAGTTGCGGTGGTACCTGCCCGTGATGCTCGCGCTGTCGGCGAACTCGCCGTACTGGAACGGCTACGACACGGGGCTCAGCTCCGCCAGAGCGAAGATCTTCGAGGGGCTCCCGAACACGGGGATGCCGACCGCCTACGACTCCTTCGAGGAGTTCTCGGAGTTCGAACGGCTGATGGTCGAGAGCGGTTCGATCAACGACAGGGGCGAGCTCTGGCACGACGTTCGCCCGCACACCGGCCACGGGACCGTCGAGGTGCGGACCCCGGACGGCCAGTCCGACCCCGAGGTCGTCTCGGCGTTCGTCGAGTACGTCCACGCGCTCGTCGTCGACCTCACCGAACGCTACCACGACGGCGAGCCGGGCTACCGCCACAGGCGCGAACTCCTCGACGAGAACAAGTGGCGGGCGATGCGCTACGGCCACGAGACGTCGTTCATCGACCGGGATGGCGCGGGGACGGTCTCGCTCCCCTCGGTCGTCGAACACGAGTGCGATCGTCTCGGCGTCACTGGCATCGGAGAGATAGTGAGAAGGGAGAGCGGCGCTGCGAGGCAGCGACGGATCCACCGCGAGGAGGGTGCCGACGCGCTCTGTCGGTCGCTGCTGCTCTGA
- a CDS encoding winged helix-turn-helix domain-containing protein encodes MTDDTDSDDGDEIPVEIVEPGSDDRPRDRFGGTGRAVEGFDEGIIDLLSWILDTETRARIYVYLRQEPRATSEEVAEGTGLYPSTVREALSELHEEEVVDREKRESEGAGNNPYEYTAIAPSELVGGILGQVQDELNTAFNLDRYLDQREPTGGSEPITISVEDDADEEDAERDDEGEDLDDGE; translated from the coding sequence ATGACTGACGACACGGACAGCGACGACGGCGACGAGATCCCGGTCGAGATCGTCGAACCGGGATCCGATGACCGACCGCGCGATCGCTTCGGTGGAACCGGGAGGGCGGTGGAGGGCTTCGACGAGGGGATCATCGACCTGCTCTCGTGGATTCTCGACACCGAGACGCGGGCGCGGATCTACGTCTATCTGCGCCAGGAGCCCCGGGCCACGAGCGAGGAGGTCGCCGAGGGGACCGGCCTCTACCCGAGCACGGTACGGGAGGCGCTCTCGGAGCTCCACGAGGAGGAGGTCGTCGACCGCGAGAAACGCGAGAGCGAGGGCGCGGGGAACAACCCGTACGAGTACACCGCGATCGCACCGAGCGAGCTCGTCGGCGGGATCCTCGGGCAGGTCCAGGACGAGCTCAACACCGCGTTCAACCTCGACCGGTATCTCGACCAGCGGGAGCCGACCGGCGGGAGCGAGCCGATCACCATCTCGGTCGAGGACGACGCCGACGAGGAGGACGCGGAGCGAGACGACGAGGGCGAGGACCTCGACGACGGGGAGTAA
- a CDS encoding Ldh family oxidoreductase, with the protein MRRIAPDTLRSFASELVVALGTPPELAEQVADSLVRSDRSGHSSHGTIRLSTTYRSMIESGEMDPAARPRVDEPAGVFTAVDGNHGFGQVAGRVAVDEAVDTALEHGTGIVGVRNGSHLGRMGEWAERAAESGVFFAAFMNTGGLANFVAPPGSADRRLPPNTLSFGVPSFGVTPFPIVLDMAISQTAHGKITERAVTGDPLPEEWAIAASGESLLDARAFEEGEGAMLPLGGLQVGHKGFGLGIVAELFAGCLGDGAVIGQDVEGTVNNSAVFVCIDPERVASAEEHRTRVEAVVDHVRSAEYRDEIPTGETTFGDRALLPGEREHRLRDRCETEGVPIPTETAELLAIIADEYDVGDVVPPSLGVR; encoded by the coding sequence ATGAGACGGATCGCTCCCGACACGCTTCGGTCGTTCGCTTCCGAACTGGTCGTCGCCCTCGGTACACCGCCGGAGCTCGCAGAACAGGTAGCGGACTCGCTCGTCCGGTCGGACCGCTCCGGCCACAGCAGCCACGGGACGATCCGCCTCTCCACCACGTATCGGTCGATGATCGAGAGCGGCGAGATGGATCCGGCCGCACGGCCACGCGTCGACGAACCGGCCGGCGTCTTCACGGCGGTGGACGGGAACCACGGCTTCGGCCAGGTCGCCGGACGGGTGGCCGTCGACGAGGCGGTCGACACGGCGCTCGAACACGGTACCGGGATCGTGGGTGTGCGCAACGGCTCACACCTCGGTCGGATGGGCGAGTGGGCCGAACGCGCCGCAGAGAGCGGCGTCTTCTTCGCGGCGTTCATGAACACGGGCGGGCTCGCGAACTTCGTCGCCCCACCCGGGAGCGCGGACCGTCGACTCCCGCCGAACACGCTCTCGTTCGGCGTCCCCTCGTTCGGCGTCACCCCGTTTCCCATCGTACTCGACATGGCGATCAGCCAGACCGCACACGGGAAGATCACCGAGCGGGCCGTCACGGGCGACCCCCTTCCGGAGGAGTGGGCGATCGCCGCCTCGGGCGAGTCGCTCCTCGACGCCCGGGCGTTCGAGGAGGGGGAGGGAGCGATGTTACCGCTCGGTGGGCTCCAGGTCGGTCACAAGGGGTTCGGCCTCGGGATCGTCGCCGAACTGTTCGCGGGCTGTCTCGGCGACGGTGCGGTGATCGGACAGGACGTCGAGGGTACCGTGAACAACTCGGCGGTGTTCGTCTGCATCGACCCGGAGCGGGTCGCGTCGGCCGAGGAGCACCGGACCCGAGTGGAGGCGGTCGTCGACCACGTTCGGTCGGCGGAGTACCGAGACGAGATCCCGACGGGCGAGACGACGTTCGGGGACAGAGCGCTCCTCCCGGGCGAGCGGGAGCACCGGCTCAGAGATCGATGCGAGACCGAGGGCGTTCCGATCCCGACCGAGACGGCGGAACTGCTCGCGATCATCGCCGACGAGTACGACGTCGGCGACGTGGTTCCACCCTCGCTGGGGGTGCGCTGA
- a CDS encoding DsbA family protein has translation MGSGEGTEWRELRAGLPLGRRTFLLASGGVAAAAAGCADEDGGGDVDPIDDDDLGEYTGDDESETTVDDGTEPDGSTDEGAETPDGETADDSDRETDTTEEGTETPDEGEDSEDEGSDTPEEGTGTEEGSDDSADDETETPEEAETPEEETETTEGEDEEGGDDRDESEDDEEEGDEETQGIDQDHPAASGIGGSPVLGPDPSSAPAVIVAFDDPSCPNCADFHRGAFQDLRADTDAGELSFVWRGLHVTEDWSEPALHALWATYDRDRSAFWGLKSHLFSQQGSLSEGSILDEVESYLEGTGVDAAAVRSEAESGAYGDRIGGDYDAARAAGVPGTPVFFLFRGGEFLTTVEGPQNYAVFANALGL, from the coding sequence ATGGGATCAGGAGAGGGTACCGAGTGGAGGGAGCTCCGAGCGGGGCTCCCGCTCGGACGGCGGACGTTCCTGCTGGCCTCCGGCGGGGTAGCTGCCGCCGCCGCCGGGTGTGCCGACGAGGACGGAGGTGGCGACGTCGACCCGATCGACGACGACGACCTCGGGGAGTACACCGGTGACGACGAGTCGGAGACCACGGTGGACGACGGGACCGAACCGGACGGCTCGACCGACGAGGGAGCCGAGACACCGGACGGGGAGACGGCCGACGACTCCGACAGGGAGACGGACACCACCGAGGAGGGGACGGAGACACCCGACGAAGGGGAGGACTCGGAGGACGAGGGAAGCGACACGCCCGAAGAGGGGACCGGAACGGAGGAGGGGTCCGACGACTCGGCCGACGATGAGACCGAGACGCCGGAGGAGGCGGAGACACCCGAAGAGGAGACCGAGACCACCGAGGGAGAGGACGAGGAGGGCGGCGACGATCGGGATGAGAGCGAGGACGACGAGGAGGAGGGAGACGAAGAAACACAGGGAATCGACCAGGATCACCCTGCGGCGAGTGGGATCGGTGGGTCACCGGTGCTCGGTCCCGACCCCTCCTCCGCTCCGGCGGTCATCGTCGCGTTCGACGACCCGTCCTGTCCGAACTGTGCCGATTTCCACCGGGGTGCATTCCAGGACCTCCGGGCCGACACCGACGCGGGCGAGCTGTCGTTCGTCTGGCGGGGGCTCCACGTGACGGAGGACTGGTCCGAACCGGCGCTGCACGCGCTCTGGGCGACCTACGATCGCGACCGGTCGGCCTTCTGGGGACTGAAATCGCACCTGTTCTCGCAGCAGGGGTCGCTCTCCGAGGGCTCGATCCTCGACGAGGTCGAGTCGTATCTCGAGGGGACCGGCGTCGACGCGGCGGCGGTCCGCTCCGAGGCGGAATCGGGGGCGTACGGCGATCGGATCGGGGGCGACTACGACGCGGCGAGAGCGGCCGGCGTTCCGGGAACGCCGGTCTTCTTCCTCTTCCGAGGTGGCGAGTTCCTCACGACCGTCGAGGGCCCGCAGAACTACGCCGTCTTCGCGAACGCGCTCGGCCTGTAG
- a CDS encoding fibrillarin-like rRNA/tRNA 2'-O-methyltransferase has translation MSLPDGVRRVEFDGKQSLATRGTAIYGEPVIDGWRRWDPHRSKLGATLELGLETGFEDEDGVLYLGAASGTTVSHVADVAGPTYAVEFAPRPARDLLSVAERRPNLFPLLADARRPERYSHVVEAELDLLVQDVATRGQAEVALSNRRFLVEDGRLVLAIKARSEDVTADPEEVFARSLERLESGYEILETARLEPFHADHLAVVATPR, from the coding sequence ATGAGCCTCCCCGACGGGGTCAGACGCGTCGAGTTCGACGGGAAGCAGTCGCTCGCGACCCGCGGTACGGCGATCTACGGCGAACCGGTGATCGACGGCTGGCGGCGCTGGGACCCACACCGGTCCAAACTCGGGGCGACGCTCGAACTCGGCCTCGAAACCGGGTTCGAAGACGAGGACGGCGTGCTCTATCTCGGCGCGGCGAGCGGGACGACGGTGAGCCACGTCGCCGACGTCGCAGGGCCGACGTACGCGGTCGAGTTCGCCCCGCGGCCCGCCCGCGACCTGCTCTCGGTCGCGGAACGCCGGCCGAACCTGTTCCCGCTGCTCGCGGACGCCAGGCGGCCGGAGCGATACTCTCACGTCGTCGAGGCGGAGCTCGACCTGCTCGTCCAGGACGTGGCGACGCGGGGACAGGCCGAGGTAGCGCTCTCGAATCGACGCTTTCTCGTCGAAGACGGACGGCTCGTGCTCGCGATCAAGGCGCGGAGCGAGGACGTCACGGCCGATCCCGAGGAGGTGTTCGCGCGCTCTCTGGAACGGCTCGAATCCGGCTACGAGATCCTCGAAACCGCTCGACTGGAGCCGTTTCACGCCGACCACCTCGCGGTCGTGGCGACCCCCCGGTGA
- the paaE gene encoding 1,2-phenylacetyl-CoA epoxidase subunit PaaE, translated as MRGLDPSVDVADDGPAECPYCGSTETEREHPKGPSLCRSMHFCHGCEQPFERFE; from the coding sequence ATGAGGGGTCTCGACCCGAGCGTCGACGTCGCCGACGACGGTCCCGCCGAGTGTCCGTACTGCGGGTCGACCGAGACCGAGCGCGAGCACCCGAAGGGGCCGTCTCTCTGTCGGTCGATGCACTTCTGTCACGGCTGCGAGCAGCCGTTCGAGCGGTTCGAGTGA